A part of Acipenser ruthenus chromosome 12, fAciRut3.2 maternal haplotype, whole genome shotgun sequence genomic DNA contains:
- the LOC117417361 gene encoding retinol-binding protein 1 yields the protein MPTDFNGYWKMLSNDNFEEYLKALDVNVAIRKIATLLKPDKDVIQNGDHMIIKTLSTFKNYVMDFEVGKEFEEDLSGVDDRKCMTTVTWEGEKLVCVQKGEKPGRGWTQWVEGDEMHLEIRVNGVVCKQVFKKVQQ from the exons ATGCCAACAGATTTCAATGGATATTGGAAGATGCTCAGTAATGACAACTTTGAGGAGTACTTGAAAGCACTGG ACGTAAATGTTGCAATTAGGAAAATCGCTACCTTACTGAAACCCGATAAAGACGTCATTCAGAATGGAGATCACATGATCATTAAAACTCTCAGCACCTTTAAAAATTATGTCATGGATTTCGAAGTCGGGAAGGAGTTCGAAGAGGATTTGTCGGGGGTGGATGATCGCAAATGCATG ACCACAGTGACCTGGGAAGGAGAGAAGCTTGTGTGTGTGCAGAAAGGAGAGAAACCAGGAAGAGGCTGGACTCAGTGGGTGGAAGGAGATGAAATGCACCTG GAAATAAGGGTTAATGGAGTAGTATGCAAACAAGTCTTCAAGAAGGTGCAGCAATGA
- the LOC131740021 gene encoding nicotinamide/nicotinic acid mononucleotide adenylyltransferase 1-like codes for MCEQDKAGHESYPGSPQLKLLCGADFLETFKIPKLWREEHIVEVVKFGLVCVSRGGTDTHRFIHESDTLTRHRHNIQNEICWALRWGQSGTCSQTLSSSTLNSMTGDILQPLTTKSPVARRK; via the exons ATGTGTGAACAAGACAAAGCCGGACATGAATCATATCCAG GATCACCGCAGCTGAAACTGCTCTGCGGGGCCGATTTCCTGGAGACATTCAAAATTCCTAAGCTGTGGAGGGAAGAGCACATTGTGGAAGTGGTCAAGTTTGGCTTGGTGTGCGTCAGTCGCGgtgggacagacacacacaggttcATACACGAGTCGGACACCCTCACCAGACACCGGCACAATATCCAGAACGAAATCTGCTGGGCTTTACGCTGGGGACAGTCAGGTACCTGCTCCCAGACTCTGTCATCGAGTACATTAAACAGCATGACAGGTGACATCCTGCAACCCCTAACAACAAAAAGCCCTGTCGCCCGTAGAAAGTAG